From the genome of Triticum aestivum cultivar Chinese Spring chromosome 3B, IWGSC CS RefSeq v2.1, whole genome shotgun sequence, one region includes:
- the LOC123069935 gene encoding PITH domain-containing protein 1 codes for MACLHDHECGDHNCAADWSLYNHIDIPKVVALNESVAGSVKSVFKSWDQRLETSGGFLESNEGDPELLVFIPFTSDVKIKSIAVVGGADGTSPSRMRVFINREGIDFSDAQNMQPVQEWELAENLQGVLEYQTRYSRFQGVANLTLHFPDNFGGDTTKIYYIGLRGEATQNKRDVVATIVYEVMPNPSDHKTKSETGGGFSHVE; via the exons ATGGCGTGCCTGCACGATCACGAGTGTGGGGATCACAACTGCGCCGCCGATTGGTCGCTCTACAATCACATCGACATCCCCAAG GTGGTGGCTCTGAACGAATCTGTGGCCGGGAGCGTCAAATCGGTCTTCAAGTCGTGGGACCAGCGCCTCGAGACTTCCGGG GGTTTTCTGGAGAGCAATGAGGGTGACCCTGAGTTACTTGTTTTCATCCC ATTTACCTCAGATGTGAAGATCAAGAGCATCGCTGTTGTTGGTGGTGCTGATGGGACAAGCCCTTCAAGAATGAGAGT ATTTATCAATAGAGAAGGTATTGACTTTTCTGATGCTCAAAACATGCAGCCTGTGCAG GAATGGGAACTGGCAGAGAATTTGCAGGGAGTTCTTGAGTATCAAACAAG GTATTCAAGGTTCCAAGGTGTGGCCAACTTAACTCTGCATTTTCCTGATAACTTTGGTGGTGATACGACTAAGATATATTACATTGGTTTGCGTGGTGAAGCTACTCAG AACAAAAGGGATGTTGTGGCCACAATTGTGTATGAAGTAATGCCCAATCCGTCTGATCACAA AACAAAATCCGAGACTGGAGGTGGTTTCTCACATGTTGAGTAG